A single region of the Bacteroides luhongzhouii genome encodes:
- a CDS encoding FimB/Mfa2 family fimbrial subunit, which produces MAAVFCAAAMGLVFSSCERIYEDLDPCPHGVSLRFIYDYNLEFANAFPNQVDCLTLFIYDEEGNYVDRRIVTGTELQNEDYRMQLDLKKGTYRFVAYGGLACKEKTFSLLQEPAIGSNYTDLRVEADWRRIESVLPEKRKLHDMFWGELTLATSDLYQNGVVKMMKNTNNIRIVLQQMNGEPVDDKDYEFEITDDNTLFSYNNDLLSNGPVTYTPWSQGQASTGVIEGNKEEVVAYAEFSTSRLMTKNSPKMIIRRKVDGKEVVNIPLINYLLILKSDHFATMPPQEFLDRGYYWSMIFFLDSSHEWFKVTIKVNDWVVRVNNIKYE; this is translated from the coding sequence ATGGCTGCAGTGTTTTGCGCTGCAGCTATGGGGCTTGTTTTTTCTTCGTGCGAACGCATCTACGAGGATCTTGATCCTTGTCCGCATGGTGTATCGTTACGCTTTATCTACGATTATAACCTGGAGTTTGCCAACGCATTCCCGAATCAGGTAGACTGCCTTACTTTGTTTATTTACGACGAAGAAGGCAACTACGTAGATCGCCGTATCGTCACAGGCACCGAATTACAGAATGAGGACTACCGGATGCAGCTCGACTTGAAGAAAGGCACATATCGCTTTGTGGCCTATGGTGGATTGGCATGCAAGGAGAAAACCTTCTCGCTGCTTCAAGAGCCTGCCATCGGAAGCAATTATACCGATCTGCGGGTAGAAGCCGACTGGCGCCGCATCGAGTCCGTTCTTCCTGAAAAGCGTAAATTGCATGATATGTTTTGGGGTGAGCTTACTCTTGCTACGTCCGACCTTTATCAGAACGGGGTGGTGAAGATGATGAAGAACACCAACAACATCCGTATCGTATTGCAACAGATGAACGGTGAACCGGTGGATGACAAAGACTATGAGTTTGAAATCACCGACGACAATACTTTGTTTTCGTACAACAACGACTTGCTTTCGAATGGTCCGGTCACCTATACCCCGTGGTCGCAAGGACAAGCCTCGACGGGAGTCATTGAAGGAAACAAAGAGGAAGTGGTGGCTTATGCAGAGTTTTCCACGTCGCGGTTGATGACGAAGAACAGTCCGAAGATGATTATCCGGCGTAAAGTAGATGGAAAGGAAGTGGTCAACATTCCTTTGATTAATTATCTGTTAATACTCAAAAGTGATCATTTTGCCACGATGCCCCCACAGGAGTTTTTGGACCGGGGATATTACTGGTCGATGATATTTTTCCTTGATTCAAGCCACGAGTGGTTTAAGGTGACTATAAAAGTAAACGATTGGGTAGTCAGAGTCAATAATATAAAATATGAATAA
- a CDS encoding Mfa1 family fimbria major subunit (Members of this family are fimbrial shaft proteins (major subunit proteins), found in the Bacteriodetes. The family is named for Mfa1 from Porphyromonas gingivalis, and is related to but distinct from the family of FimA from the species.), translating to MRKSWSKILAGALCFALAACNNDDIATVNDGDVENGVYMRFRLELPQTTRSVTDTEEGKDDYGTSNGGIEIGTDNENKVTKGVLVVLTTPDRKFIASSYISGSDGTEGVDANTYTMGLSETALRGQAGKDVLIYAFCNPTDDLIEKANKFNSGELLTVGNATYKLSNGENMEICTGGRFLMSNAVLLTNTLPESFALYKTKESAYPLGTVKVERAVARFDYKQGPSDSENGDRATATYNVLKNSEGKTMVQVQLTEAALLNMSNEFYYLRRTCKQDGSGNADYTKFDLCGLETTNNYVVDYDFDDKISYTGSEDLTGNFFYNLGKFTDNGWISGQFGNNSEWKWVKLTEITSKVENDGDNWQNAPSDIEKTGYRIWRYVTENTIPSPGRQMSGISTGIVFKGHIIATDDNPDVKAAMAQGEPLYMYHNSLYTRSMFAGLSENTAVKNAYNAVMAAAAGGTPTDKVWTDHGFTIYTLNRANNEYEVLYYYWNRHNNNGMPAEMGIMEFAVVRNNVYKLCVDKISLLGHPTDPGKDPDPVDPGDPDESSDVYFKVSVQVLPWVVRVNNITFD from the coding sequence ATGAGAAAAAGCTGGAGTAAAATTTTAGCAGGCGCTTTATGTTTTGCATTGGCAGCTTGTAACAATGACGACATTGCTACTGTGAATGATGGTGATGTAGAAAACGGAGTTTATATGCGCTTTAGATTGGAACTGCCCCAAACAACCCGCAGTGTAACAGACACTGAGGAAGGGAAGGATGATTATGGCACTTCTAACGGTGGTATAGAAATTGGAACAGATAATGAAAACAAAGTGACAAAAGGTGTTTTGGTTGTTTTAACCACGCCCGATCGCAAATTTATTGCGTCTAGCTATATATCTGGTAGCGACGGAACAGAAGGGGTTGATGCAAACACTTACACCATGGGACTTTCTGAAACGGCATTGCGTGGCCAAGCCGGAAAAGATGTATTGATTTATGCCTTTTGCAACCCGACAGATGATTTGATAGAAAAGGCTAATAAATTTAATTCCGGAGAATTGCTGACAGTGGGAAATGCAACCTATAAATTGTCAAATGGAGAAAACATGGAGATATGTACAGGTGGGAGATTCTTAATGTCAAATGCTGTTTTATTAACCAACACGCTGCCAGAATCTTTTGCTCTATATAAGACGAAAGAATCTGCCTATCCTTTGGGGACAGTGAAAGTGGAACGCGCAGTGGCTCGTTTCGACTACAAACAGGGACCGTCCGATAGTGAGAATGGAGATAGAGCTACTGCTACTTATAATGTTCTCAAAAATTCGGAAGGTAAAACCATGGTTCAAGTACAGCTGACTGAGGCGGCTCTGCTCAATATGAGTAATGAGTTTTATTATTTGCGCCGCACTTGCAAACAAGATGGCAGTGGCAATGCAGATTATACTAAATTCGACCTTTGCGGGCTTGAGACGACTAATAATTATGTAGTGGATTACGACTTTGATGACAAAATCTCTTATACGGGAAGCGAAGATTTAACGGGAAACTTCTTCTATAACTTAGGAAAATTCACTGATAATGGATGGATTTCCGGACAGTTTGGCAACAACTCCGAATGGAAATGGGTGAAATTGACCGAAATTACAAGCAAAGTCGAAAATGACGGTGACAACTGGCAGAATGCCCCCAGCGATATAGAGAAGACCGGTTATCGTATCTGGCGTTATGTGACAGAGAACACAATACCTTCTCCGGGCAGACAAATGAGCGGTATTTCGACCGGTATTGTATTTAAAGGACATATTATCGCCACAGATGATAATCCTGATGTGAAAGCTGCTATGGCACAAGGAGAACCTCTTTATATGTACCACAATTCATTGTATACCCGGAGTATGTTTGCAGGTTTATCGGAAAACACTGCCGTTAAGAATGCTTATAATGCAGTGATGGCTGCAGCTGCCGGCGGCACCCCAACGGATAAGGTGTGGACGGACCACGGTTTTACTATCTACACACTCAACCGTGCCAACAATGAGTATGAAGTACTTTACTATTATTGGAACCGTCACAACAACAACGGCATGCCTGCAGAAATGGGCATAATGGAATTTGCTGTAGTACGCAACAATGTTTATAAATTGTGCGTAGACAAGATTTCCCTACTGGGACATCCCACAGATCCGGGCAAAGATCCTGATCCGGTAGATCCGGGCGATCCGGACGAAAGCAGTGATGTATACTTCAAAGTGTCTGTACAAGTGTTGCCATGGGTAGTTCGCGTCAATAACATCACATTTGATTGA
- a CDS encoding DUF3868 domain-containing protein, whose protein sequence is MITINNKIAKIIGSVLLSLLGVAGVKGQPLMNGQVTVRNLFVSRSDDKLFISMDIDVSDLEVKSNREVIFTPALASDDNTLSLPAVLIAGRNRYYHHLRNDNLRPATTQIYRRSDVSVVEYRTVVPYEKWMNTSKLVTLNEVCGCCDETLAGENEPLLALRLEPKAFVPSYIYIRPKAEPKINVLEGSAYIDFPVNRTEIHENYRRNPVELQKILSTIDAVRNDADTRIISVSIKGYASPESPYSNNERLAMGRTKTLKEYVRKQYNFADSQFITDYEPEDWAGLERYVESSSLDNKAGILALIRSNMDPDAKERSIKTAFPKEYAFLLKEVYPGLRHSDYAVKYEVRAYTDVEEIKRLIKTQPQKLSLNEMYLAAQEMEIGSEEYNETFDIAVRMFPDDEVANLNAANIAMSRGGLKSAERYLQKAGDSPQAIYARATLAALNKDFDTAEKMFEEAARKGMPEAEKMLRQIEEIK, encoded by the coding sequence ATGATTACAATAAACAATAAAATAGCTAAAATAATAGGTAGTGTTTTGTTGTCACTACTTGGTGTGGCTGGAGTAAAAGGGCAGCCGCTTATGAATGGGCAAGTGACAGTGCGAAACCTTTTCGTTTCCCGTTCGGATGACAAACTCTTCATTTCGATGGATATAGACGTATCCGATTTAGAGGTTAAGAGCAATCGCGAAGTAATATTTACGCCGGCATTGGCAAGTGATGACAACACGTTGAGCTTGCCTGCTGTGTTGATTGCAGGGCGCAATCGGTATTATCATCATTTGCGCAATGATAACTTGAGACCGGCGACTACGCAAATTTACCGTCGGAGCGACGTGTCGGTAGTGGAATATCGTACGGTGGTGCCTTATGAAAAATGGATGAATACATCCAAACTTGTTACCCTGAATGAAGTGTGCGGATGTTGTGACGAGACGCTTGCCGGCGAAAACGAACCGTTGCTGGCGCTCCGTCTCGAACCGAAGGCGTTTGTGCCTTCTTACATATATATACGCCCGAAAGCCGAACCAAAAATTAATGTATTGGAAGGCTCAGCTTATATCGATTTTCCTGTAAACCGTACGGAAATACATGAGAACTACCGCCGTAATCCGGTGGAATTGCAAAAGATTCTTTCCACCATTGATGCTGTACGCAACGATGCCGATACGCGCATTATCTCTGTCAGCATCAAGGGATATGCATCGCCCGAAAGTCCATATTCTAATAACGAGCGCCTTGCCATGGGGCGTACGAAGACACTTAAAGAGTACGTACGCAAACAATATAATTTTGCCGACTCACAATTCATTACCGACTACGAACCCGAGGATTGGGCCGGGCTGGAACGTTACGTTGAAAGTTCATCTTTGGACAACAAGGCAGGCATCCTTGCCTTGATACGTAGCAATATGGATCCGGACGCCAAAGAACGGAGTATCAAGACTGCTTTTCCGAAGGAGTATGCTTTCTTGCTGAAAGAGGTGTATCCGGGGCTGCGCCATTCGGACTATGCCGTGAAGTATGAAGTGCGTGCTTATACTGACGTGGAAGAGATTAAACGTCTCATCAAGACACAGCCGCAGAAGCTAAGCCTCAATGAAATGTATCTCGCCGCACAAGAAATGGAAATAGGCAGTGAGGAGTATAACGAAACATTTGACATCGCTGTGCGTATGTTCCCCGACGATGAAGTGGCTAACCTCAATGCTGCCAATATCGCTATGAGTCGTGGCGGTCTTAAAAGTGCCGAACGTTACCTGCAGAAAGCCGGTGATTCACCGCAGGCTATCTATGCACGCGCCACTCTTGCTGCTTTGAACAAAGATTTCGACACTGCCGAAAAAATGTTTGAAGAAGCTGCGCGTAAAGGAATGCCGGAGGCAGAAAAGATGTTAAGGCAAATTGAGGAAATCAAATAA
- a CDS encoding DUF3575 domain-containing protein, translating into MARAQKVAIKTNVLYDAFLNVNAGVEVGLAPRWTFDLSADYNGWTLSHERKWKHWLLQPEARYWFCDRFAGHFMGVHALGGQYNVGGLKNSLSFLGTDFSVVSDRRYQGWFAGAGVAYGYAWILNKHWNLEAELGVGWVYTRYDVYPCATCGTKLAKGKSHNYFGPTKAAVNLVYTF; encoded by the coding sequence ATGGCGAGAGCACAGAAAGTAGCAATTAAGACAAATGTTCTGTATGATGCGTTTTTGAATGTGAATGCAGGCGTGGAGGTAGGTTTGGCTCCTCGTTGGACATTCGATTTATCTGCCGATTACAATGGATGGACACTTTCTCATGAGCGGAAGTGGAAACACTGGCTTTTGCAACCGGAAGCGCGTTATTGGTTCTGCGACCGTTTTGCCGGTCATTTTATGGGTGTCCACGCTTTAGGCGGCCAATATAACGTTGGCGGTCTGAAGAACAGCCTTTCTTTTCTAGGTACAGATTTCTCTGTTGTTTCCGACCGTCGTTATCAAGGATGGTTTGCCGGTGCCGGCGTTGCATACGGTTATGCATGGATATTGAATAAGCATTGGAATTTGGAAGCCGAACTCGGGGTGGGTTGGGTTTATACACGCTACGATGTTTATCCATGTGCAACTTGCGGCACCAAACTTGCCAAAGGAAAATCGCACAACTATTTTGGTCCCACAAAAGCGGCTGTCAATCTGGTTTATACATTTTAA
- a CDS encoding BT4734/BF3469 family protein: MPNNYKMSYFMPPIAPIKDKQGQILTPPTLFPICEACIEQVFRMITSNENLRLLTEQVRNAPDIRIAKTKLLPYVTPCGTFSRRSSKCLLSPSGLVIVDLDHFRSYRETEEMRRVLHDDPLLRPVLTFISPSGLGVKAFVPTHRLSTATGYKQITECMSWAMWYVETAYNTETSVFPETKTKVDFSGKDLVRSCFLSHDPEALFRNI, from the coding sequence ATGCCAAACAATTACAAAATGTCCTATTTCATGCCTCCTATCGCCCCTATCAAAGACAAACAGGGACAAATACTCACTCCCCCCACACTTTTCCCCATCTGCGAAGCCTGCATTGAACAGGTTTTCCGAATGATTACCAGCAACGAGAACCTCAGACTCCTGACCGAGCAAGTACGCAACGCACCGGACATACGCATAGCAAAAACAAAACTTTTGCCCTATGTAACTCCCTGCGGCACCTTCTCCCGCCGCAGCAGCAAATGCCTCCTGTCCCCATCAGGGCTGGTGATAGTGGACCTGGACCATTTCCGTTCTTACCGGGAAACAGAAGAAATGCGCCGTGTGTTACATGACGACCCGCTCCTCCGTCCCGTACTCACGTTTATCAGTCCCAGCGGACTGGGTGTAAAGGCCTTTGTACCCACCCACCGTTTATCCACGGCAACTGGCTACAAACAAATCACAGAATGCATGAGTTGGGCAATGTGGTACGTAGAGACAGCATATAATACAGAAACATCTGTTTTTCCCGAAACAAAGACCAAAGTAGATTTCTCCGGCAAAGACCTCGTGAGATCCTGCTTTCTTAGCCACGACCCCGAAGCTTTATTCAGAAACATCTAA
- a CDS encoding DUF3987 domain-containing protein, which yields MNNIESLRRLTETVETAGADIAPTYIEYIQLAFAIATDCGEAGRNYFHRLCCLSAKYQREHTERVFSNALATKHGDVHLGTAFHLAGIAGVKLHQDDIINNPKGTKGTEDSRANFSTHTCARYKVDNDGNTGKEENTQEEEREEEELLSGSEPKQQLPTFPKANWPTLLQRIITYGKSDALKDVMLLGALTALGATIAPHLRCSYSGKFLHPCLQYFAIAPSASGKSILSYIRLLATPIHDEIRAEVAAKMKIYKKEKAAYEALGKERAKVDAPQMPANKMFIISGNNTGTGILQNIMDSDGIGFICESEADTLSTAINADHGHWSDTLRKAFDHDCLSYNRRTDQEYREVKKSYISLNISGTPSQVKSFIPTTEDGAFSRQLFYYLYGIDQWINQFLEDDLDLEEVFTNLGLEWKKEVEQIRAHGIHTLCLTEEQKKEFNAQFSHLFQRSSIANGREMYSSIARLAVNLCRIMSIVALLRALESPHPYQVKNAPASGLTPDKNIPEDNIKDNIITRWKVAITPDDFHAVLRLAEPLYRHATHILSFLPSTEISRRSNADRDFLFSQLGDRFTRAQMIEIAEAIGIKKNTAITWLKRLTQRGILVKGDANGVYERACARV from the coding sequence ATGAACAACATCGAATCACTACGCCGTCTCACCGAGACAGTTGAAACGGCAGGAGCAGACATCGCCCCTACTTACATCGAATACATACAACTGGCATTTGCCATCGCCACAGACTGCGGCGAAGCCGGGCGCAACTATTTCCACCGTCTCTGCTGCCTGTCTGCCAAGTACCAACGCGAACATACCGAACGGGTGTTCTCCAACGCACTCGCCACAAAACATGGTGACGTACATCTGGGCACGGCTTTCCACCTTGCCGGAATCGCAGGAGTCAAGCTCCATCAAGACGACATTATAAACAACCCGAAGGGTACAAAGGGTACAGAAGATTCAAGGGCAAATTTCTCCACACACACGTGCGCGCGTTATAAGGTAGACAATGACGGAAATACCGGAAAGGAGGAAAATACCCAAGAAGAGGAAAGAGAAGAAGAGGAACTTCTCTCGGGCAGTGAACCAAAGCAACAACTGCCCACCTTCCCCAAAGCCAATTGGCCCACACTCCTGCAACGTATCATTACCTATGGCAAAAGCGACGCCCTAAAAGATGTTATGCTTTTAGGAGCATTGACAGCCCTTGGCGCGACCATCGCCCCACACTTGCGCTGTTCCTATAGCGGCAAATTCCTGCATCCCTGCCTTCAGTATTTTGCCATCGCTCCTTCGGCTTCCGGCAAGAGCATCCTCTCTTACATCCGGCTGCTTGCCACTCCCATTCACGACGAAATCCGTGCGGAAGTGGCAGCAAAGATGAAAATCTACAAGAAAGAGAAAGCCGCCTACGAGGCATTGGGCAAAGAACGAGCGAAAGTGGACGCACCGCAAATGCCCGCCAACAAGATGTTCATCATTTCGGGTAACAACACCGGCACAGGCATCCTGCAAAATATTATGGACTCTGACGGAATAGGATTTATCTGCGAATCTGAAGCGGATACCCTCTCTACCGCCATCAACGCAGACCATGGACATTGGAGCGATACCCTCCGCAAAGCCTTCGACCACGACTGCCTGTCTTACAACCGCCGCACCGACCAGGAATACCGTGAAGTGAAGAAAAGCTACATCTCCCTCAACATTTCCGGCACACCGTCGCAAGTGAAATCCTTCATCCCCACCACGGAAGACGGAGCCTTCTCCCGGCAATTGTTCTACTACCTCTACGGCATCGACCAATGGATCAACCAATTTTTGGAAGACGACCTGGATCTCGAAGAGGTATTTACCAACCTCGGATTGGAATGGAAAAAAGAAGTGGAACAGATAAGAGCACATGGGATACACACGCTCTGCCTTACCGAGGAACAGAAAAAAGAGTTCAACGCCCAATTCTCCCACCTCTTCCAACGCTCGAGCATAGCCAACGGCAGGGAGATGTACAGCTCCATCGCCCGCCTGGCTGTCAATCTATGCCGCATCATGTCGATAGTAGCCCTGCTGCGTGCCCTCGAAAGCCCGCATCCCTACCAAGTGAAGAACGCTCCCGCCTCGGGACTGACTCCGGATAAGAACATTCCCGAAGATAACATCAAAGACAATATCATCACCCGTTGGAAGGTTGCCATCACCCCTGACGATTTCCACGCAGTGCTCCGTCTTGCGGAACCGCTCTACCGCCATGCCACACACATACTCTCTTTCCTTCCTTCCACGGAAATCAGCCGACGTTCCAATGCCGACCGCGACTTCCTCTTCTCGCAGTTGGGCGACCGTTTCACTCGTGCACAAATGATAGAGATAGCAGAAGCCATCGGAATTAAGAAAAATACCGCCATCACTTGGTTGAAACGACTGACGCAGCGAGGCATATTAGTCAAGGGAGATGCCAACGGAGTATATGAACGCGCATGTGCGCGTGTGTGA
- a CDS encoding DUF4248 domain-containing protein, which produces MIEFRIRAYGRMELAQLYSPELTDIAAYRKMKKWIERCPGLLQRLYDLGYQPERRSYTPLEVRVIVDALGEP; this is translated from the coding sequence ATGATCGAATTCAGAATACGTGCCTACGGGCGCATGGAACTGGCGCAACTCTATTCTCCCGAACTTACTGATATTGCCGCTTACCGAAAAATGAAAAAGTGGATAGAGCGGTGTCCCGGACTGCTGCAACGGTTGTACGACCTGGGCTATCAACCGGAGCGCCGTTCATATACGCCTTTGGAGGTGAGGGTGATTGTGGATGCATTGGGAGAACCTTAA
- a CDS encoding DNA-binding protein, translating into MIRYKIYQNQQKKGLNAGKWFARAVSDETFDLAKLAEHMSKHNSPYSGGVIKGVLSDMVDCIKELLLDGKCVKIDDLAIFGVGIRSKAADTLEEFSLEKNISGMRLKARATGNLSTTNLKLDSQLKQQAEYQKPGTSGGGSDPDDNPDPKPDGGGEAPDPAA; encoded by the coding sequence ATGATTCGTTACAAAATTTATCAGAACCAGCAGAAAAAAGGCTTGAATGCGGGTAAGTGGTTCGCCCGTGCAGTAAGCGACGAGACGTTTGATTTGGCAAAGCTTGCCGAACACATGTCGAAGCACAATTCACCGTATTCCGGTGGTGTCATCAAAGGTGTGCTTTCGGATATGGTAGATTGTATCAAGGAGTTGTTGCTGGACGGAAAGTGTGTGAAAATTGATGATCTTGCCATTTTTGGGGTAGGTATTCGCAGTAAGGCGGCTGATACGCTGGAAGAGTTCTCGTTGGAGAAGAATATTAGCGGCATGCGTCTGAAAGCTCGTGCCACCGGTAACTTATCAACTACCAACTTGAAACTCGACAGTCAGTTGAAACAGCAGGCTGAGTATCAGAAACCGGGCACTTCCGGAGGTGGTTCTGATCCGGATGATAACCCTGATCCGAAACCGGATGGAGGCGGCGAAGCACCTGACCCGGCTGCTTAA
- a CDS encoding smalltalk protein, producing the protein MNKSSSSRSVWSFIIKVIITVATAIGGLIGVQSCI; encoded by the coding sequence ATGAACAAATCATCCTCTTCCCGCTCCGTATGGAGCTTCATTATCAAAGTAATCATCACCGTTGCCACCGCTATCGGGGGCTTGATCGGAGTACAAAGTTGCATATAG
- a CDS encoding N-acetylmuramoyl-L-alanine amidase — protein MRTITLIIIHCSATPEGKSLSAEACRQDHILHRGFRDIGYHFYITRDGEIHRGRALEKVGAHCRNHNSHSIGVCYEGGLDADGKTKDTRTMEQRGSLLALLRELRRQFPKALIVGHRDLNPMKGCPCFECVKEYRDL, from the coding sequence ATGCGAACTATTACACTGATTATCATTCATTGCAGTGCCACGCCGGAAGGAAAATCCCTTTCGGCGGAGGCTTGCCGACAAGATCATATCCTGCACCGTGGTTTCCGTGATATTGGCTATCATTTTTACATTACTCGCGACGGGGAGATCCACCGGGGACGTGCGTTAGAAAAGGTCGGAGCACACTGCCGTAATCATAATAGCCATTCAATAGGTGTCTGTTATGAAGGTGGCTTGGATGCGGATGGCAAAACCAAGGATACTCGCACAATGGAACAACGGGGCTCGCTGCTTGCTTTATTGCGTGAATTACGACGGCAGTTTCCGAAAGCGTTGATTGTTGGACATCGTGACTTGAACCCAATGAAAGGGTGTCCATGCTTTGAGTGTGTGAAGGAATATCGGGATTTATAA
- a CDS encoding glycosyltransferase family 4 protein encodes MRQDKYICYIGRPSYQKNPIFLVEVVKEVHTLHPEVGFCLLGVGYYSPDLDRMKAKIAEYGLDKVIELFPWLSHKETLEYVKNSMFYLTVARYEGLPLAVIEAMSLGKAIVASDVVGNRDCVEDGYNGRLLPFEKEVFLKAICELLEDEQKREWYGENSRALFENKFLITNRIKELEAIYQSFCL; translated from the coding sequence ATGAGACAGGATAAATATATTTGTTATATAGGAAGACCGTCGTATCAGAAGAATCCTATTTTTTTAGTAGAAGTAGTGAAAGAGGTTCATACCTTACATCCAGAGGTGGGGTTCTGTTTATTGGGAGTAGGTTATTATTCACCTGATCTTGATAGGATGAAAGCAAAGATTGCTGAATATGGTTTGGATAAAGTTATAGAATTGTTTCCATGGCTTAGCCATAAGGAAACATTGGAATACGTAAAGAACTCAATGTTTTATTTGACTGTAGCTCGATATGAAGGGTTACCTTTGGCAGTAATTGAAGCTATGTCTTTAGGGAAAGCAATAGTTGCATCTGATGTGGTTGGGAATAGAGATTGTGTGGAGGATGGGTATAATGGAAGATTACTTCCTTTTGAGAAAGAAGTATTTTTGAAAGCTATATGTGAATTGCTAGAGGATGAGCAGAAAAGAGAATGGTACGGAGAAAATTCACGAGCTCTTTTTGAAAATAAGTTTCTGATAACTAATAGAATTAAAGAATTAGAAGCTATTTATCAATCATTTTGCTTATAA
- a CDS encoding glycosyltransferase — protein sequence MKILHVGQMIGGLDIYIRNSIVYAESGYEYVLVHGDKDNNKPIEKDGKEIKEYRIKLYRDLNLWNDLKAIVQTVRIIKKECPDLVHCHSAKGGIVGRAAGFLTHTRTFYTPHAFSFLSAQSVVKRNFFLFIECITKFNACLLACSESEKIMGVNMVHYKKNKAFVWNNAVPDAINELKKK from the coding sequence ATGAAAATTTTACATGTTGGTCAAATGATCGGTGGACTTGATATTTATATCCGAAACTCTATTGTATATGCAGAAAGTGGTTATGAATATGTTCTTGTTCATGGAGATAAGGACAATAACAAACCGATAGAGAAAGATGGGAAAGAAATCAAGGAGTATAGAATAAAACTTTATCGAGATTTAAATTTATGGAATGATTTGAAAGCTATTGTGCAGACTGTGAGGATAATAAAGAAAGAATGTCCAGATTTGGTTCATTGCCATAGCGCTAAAGGTGGAATTGTAGGGCGGGCAGCTGGATTCTTGACTCATACGAGAACTTTTTATACACCTCATGCTTTTTCTTTTTTAAGTGCACAATCCGTGGTAAAAAGAAATTTCTTTTTGTTTATTGAATGTATCACGAAATTTAATGCTTGTCTTCTGGCTTGCTCAGAGTCTGAAAAAATAATGGGAGTGAATATGGTGCATTATAAAAAAAACAAGGCTTTTGTATGGAATAATGCTGTACCTGATGCTATAAATGAATTGAAGAAAAAATGA